A stretch of the Streptomyces sp. NBC_01428 genome encodes the following:
- a CDS encoding ABC transporter substrate-binding protein gives MTRAIPRRLVLGAAAAGALAGCAGPSDGVGSDGTVTVELWHGQNDTARKAVEALVAEFNRTHPRIRVDSSGGGVLADAMLQKVTAALAAGSYPDIAYVFGSDLASVARSPRVVDLTSALRGGSPPWNSFWPPVRDAVTVNGAVRAAPAALDSLAVVYNKKLFRQAGIPFPEAGWTWDAFVDTARRLTASGRGVFGTGWPGTGDEDTVWRLWPMIWDLGGDVVAADGKGIGFAAQGARALSTLARLAHDKSVYVDPKTGSEQMYQVFLGGRMGMVATGPWQLPDIRAAKVDYGVVPLPSYSGRPVTISGPDTWTVFDNGSARSRAAVEFVRWMVQPSQDARWDISAGGLPLTSATARRAEWRRHAETTEGLDVFTAALDSARVRPVHAAYPQISQALGEAVVSVLLGKDSPAQAVRRCADRADAALLIPR, from the coding sequence ATGACCCGCGCGATACCGCGGCGCCTGGTCCTCGGCGCGGCGGCGGCCGGCGCGCTCGCCGGCTGCGCCGGCCCGTCGGACGGCGTCGGCTCGGACGGCACGGTGACCGTCGAGCTGTGGCACGGCCAGAACGACACGGCCCGTAAGGCCGTGGAGGCTCTGGTGGCCGAGTTCAACCGCACGCATCCGCGCATCCGCGTGGACAGTTCGGGCGGCGGGGTGCTCGCCGACGCGATGCTCCAGAAGGTGACGGCCGCACTCGCCGCCGGCTCCTACCCCGACATCGCCTACGTCTTCGGCTCCGACCTGGCGAGCGTCGCCCGCAGTCCCCGGGTCGTCGACCTGACGTCGGCGCTGCGCGGCGGCAGCCCGCCGTGGAACTCGTTCTGGCCGCCGGTACGGGACGCCGTCACCGTCAACGGCGCCGTGCGCGCCGCTCCGGCGGCCCTCGACTCGCTGGCCGTCGTCTACAACAAGAAGCTGTTCCGGCAGGCCGGGATCCCGTTTCCGGAAGCCGGCTGGACCTGGGACGCGTTCGTCGACACCGCGCGCCGGCTCACCGCGTCCGGCCGGGGCGTGTTCGGCACGGGCTGGCCGGGCACGGGCGACGAGGACACCGTCTGGCGGCTGTGGCCCATGATCTGGGACCTCGGCGGCGATGTGGTCGCCGCCGACGGCAAGGGCATCGGGTTCGCCGCACAGGGCGCCCGGGCCCTTTCGACCCTCGCCCGGCTGGCCCACGACAAGAGCGTCTACGTCGACCCGAAGACCGGCAGCGAGCAGATGTACCAGGTGTTCCTGGGCGGCCGCATGGGCATGGTGGCGACGGGGCCCTGGCAACTGCCGGACATCCGCGCCGCGAAGGTCGACTACGGCGTCGTCCCGCTCCCGTCGTACAGCGGCAGGCCGGTCACCATCTCCGGACCGGACACGTGGACCGTGTTCGACAACGGCTCGGCCCGTTCCCGGGCGGCCGTCGAGTTCGTCCGGTGGATGGTCCAGCCGTCGCAGGACGCCCGCTGGGACATCTCCGCCGGCGGACTGCCGCTGACCTCGGCCACGGCCCGCCGGGCCGAGTGGCGCCGGCACGCGGAGACCACCGAGGGTCTCGACGTGTTCACCGCCGCGCTGGACTCCGCCCGGGTCCGGCCCGTGCACGCGGCCTACCCGCAGATCTCCCAGGCCCTCGGTGAGGCCGTCGTCTCGGTCCTGCTCGGCAAGGACTCCCCCGCGCAGGCCGTCCGCCGGTGCGCGGACCGGGCCGACGCGGCCCTGCTCATCCCCCGGTGA
- a CDS encoding carbohydrate ABC transporter permease, which translates to MSTLPRALTLPPGATVNPAAARRAARRRSRRETATAWGFISPAVVVILGLSIVPVVWSLLLSFRADDLVTPGRWVGLDNYRALAQDPNFRTAVGNTLVYTALYVPLSLVGGLVLALALNRRIRFIGLYRTLVFVPFVVSATAQGVLFSFILDPEFGVANALLHQLGLSSQGFLTDPDQAIYLLVLVSLWSGVGFCVVVYLAALQDVPPELVESARIDGADRWRVLRHITLPTLTPVTVFLLLWQLIMALQVFDLIYVTTKGGPLGSTAVVVYFVWQQAFQMFTAGYGAAAAYVLAVALLAAGGALRLARRRQGRTEGAVR; encoded by the coding sequence ATGTCCACTCTTCCCCGCGCCCTCACGCTCCCCCCGGGCGCCACCGTGAACCCCGCCGCCGCACGCCGCGCCGCGCGCCGCCGTTCCCGCCGCGAGACCGCCACGGCCTGGGGCTTCATCAGCCCGGCCGTCGTCGTGATCCTCGGGCTCAGCATCGTGCCCGTCGTGTGGTCGCTGCTGCTCTCCTTCCGCGCCGACGACCTGGTCACCCCGGGCCGCTGGGTCGGGCTCGACAACTACCGCGCACTCGCACAGGACCCCAACTTCCGTACGGCGGTGGGCAACACGCTGGTGTACACCGCGCTGTACGTACCGCTCAGCCTGGTCGGCGGGCTCGTCCTCGCGCTCGCGCTGAACCGCCGTATCCGTTTCATCGGCCTCTACCGCACCCTCGTCTTCGTCCCGTTCGTGGTGTCCGCCACCGCGCAGGGCGTGCTGTTCTCCTTCATCCTCGACCCCGAGTTCGGCGTCGCGAACGCCCTGCTCCACCAGCTCGGTTTGTCCTCGCAGGGCTTCCTCACCGACCCGGACCAGGCGATCTATCTGCTGGTGCTCGTCTCGCTGTGGAGCGGCGTCGGCTTCTGCGTCGTGGTCTACCTGGCCGCGCTCCAGGACGTGCCGCCCGAACTCGTGGAGTCGGCGCGCATCGACGGGGCCGACCGCTGGCGGGTGCTGCGCCACATCACCCTGCCGACTCTCACGCCGGTCACCGTGTTCCTGCTGCTGTGGCAGCTGATCATGGCGCTCCAGGTCTTCGACCTGATCTACGTGACCACGAAGGGCGGGCCGCTGGGCTCGACCGCCGTGGTCGTCTACTTCGTCTGGCAGCAGGCGTTCCAGATGTTCACTGCGGGCTACGGGGCCGCGGCGGCGTACGTCCTCGCGGTGGCCCTGCTGGCGGCGGGCGGCGCTCTGCGGCTGGCCCGGCGCCGGCAGGGTCGTACGGAAGGAGCGGTGCGATGA
- a CDS encoding carbohydrate ABC transporter permease: protein MSSPGTSRRPSGWHLALAPLALAFALPLLWLVLSSVMSDAEINRFPPALWPKGIDLGGYRYVLGNAMFPRWFANSLIVASVAVLSNLLLGALGGYAFARMRFAGSRLLLALMLATMVIPFQLTMIPTFLVMKELGLIDTLGALIVPSLVTPFAVFLFRQFFLALPREMEEAAWIDGCSRLRVLFSIVLPLARPALATVAVLTFLSTWNDLSWPLIAINHDTQYTLQLGLTTFQGQHHTRWSAVMAGNVITVLPVLVAFLLAQKTFVQSLTSSGLKG from the coding sequence ATGAGTTCACCCGGGACCTCACGGCGGCCGAGCGGCTGGCATCTGGCGCTGGCGCCGTTGGCGCTGGCCTTCGCGCTGCCGCTGCTGTGGCTGGTGCTCAGCTCGGTGATGTCAGACGCCGAGATCAACCGGTTCCCGCCCGCGCTGTGGCCGAAGGGCATCGACCTGGGCGGCTACCGCTATGTGCTCGGGAACGCCATGTTCCCCCGCTGGTTCGCCAATTCGCTGATCGTCGCGTCGGTGGCCGTCCTGTCGAACCTGCTGCTCGGGGCGCTCGGCGGGTACGCGTTCGCCCGGATGCGGTTCGCCGGGTCACGGCTGCTGCTCGCTCTGATGCTGGCGACGATGGTGATCCCCTTCCAGCTCACGATGATCCCCACGTTCCTGGTGATGAAGGAGCTGGGGCTCATCGACACGCTCGGCGCGCTGATCGTGCCGTCGCTCGTCACGCCGTTCGCGGTGTTCCTGTTCCGGCAGTTCTTCCTCGCCCTGCCCCGGGAGATGGAGGAGGCGGCCTGGATCGACGGGTGTTCGCGGCTTCGGGTCCTCTTCTCGATCGTGCTGCCGCTGGCCCGGCCGGCGCTCGCCACGGTGGCCGTGCTCACCTTCCTGAGCACCTGGAACGACCTGTCGTGGCCGCTGATCGCGATCAACCACGACACCCAGTACACCCTGCAGCTCGGCCTGACGACGTTTCAGGGACAGCACCACACACGGTGGTCCGCGGTGATGGCGGGCAACGTGATCACGGTGCTGCCCGTGCTCGTGGCGTTCCTGCTCGCGCAGAAGACCTTCGTCCAGTCGCTCACGTCCAGCGGCCTGAAAGGCTAG
- a CDS encoding carbohydrate kinase family protein, which translates to MTKPFDLLVVGDANPDVVVGPLRGPLRFGQREQLVEHGGLVLGGSAAIMACGAARLGLRVAFAGRVGDDPAGAFVRAALAARGVDVGSLVTDPGLPTPLTTVVTAGDGDRAILTAPGCLTSTGPEDVPRDLVAAARHVHTASFFLMPRLARSLAALFTLAHDLGATTSLDTNDDPAGHWDKGLVDPVLKVTDVLLPNAAEACALAGEPQLVLAAALLAGQGPTVVVKDGADGALACGATTRLTRVPAAPADPVDTVGAGDSFDAGFVAARLRGLDLPSSLAVAAACGSLSTRAHGGTAAQPTWDEAIAAARHVSPDVNTAPNHRTSQDPSTPDTWSRT; encoded by the coding sequence ATGACGAAACCCTTCGATCTGCTGGTCGTCGGCGACGCCAACCCCGACGTCGTGGTGGGTCCGCTGCGCGGCCCCCTGCGGTTCGGCCAGCGTGAACAACTCGTCGAGCACGGCGGTCTGGTGCTCGGCGGCTCCGCGGCGATCATGGCGTGCGGGGCGGCCCGCCTCGGGCTGCGGGTCGCGTTCGCGGGCCGGGTCGGCGACGATCCGGCGGGCGCCTTCGTCCGCGCCGCGCTCGCCGCACGCGGCGTCGACGTCGGCTCCCTCGTGACGGACCCCGGCCTGCCCACCCCGCTCACCACGGTCGTCACGGCCGGGGACGGCGACCGGGCCATCCTCACCGCGCCCGGCTGCCTCACCTCGACCGGGCCCGAGGACGTACCCCGGGACCTTGTCGCGGCGGCCCGGCACGTGCACACGGCCTCCTTCTTCCTGATGCCCCGTCTGGCGCGCTCCCTCGCGGCGCTGTTCACCCTCGCCCACGACCTGGGCGCGACCACCTCGCTCGACACCAACGACGACCCGGCCGGACACTGGGACAAGGGGCTCGTGGACCCGGTGCTCAAGGTCACCGACGTCCTGCTGCCCAACGCCGCGGAGGCGTGCGCGCTGGCCGGGGAACCTCAACTGGTCCTGGCCGCCGCCCTCCTGGCCGGACAGGGGCCGACGGTCGTCGTCAAGGACGGGGCCGACGGCGCCCTCGCGTGCGGGGCGACGACCCGACTGACGCGGGTCCCCGCGGCGCCGGCCGACCCGGTGGACACGGTCGGTGCCGGCGACAGCTTCGACGCCGGGTTCGTCGCCGCGAGGCTGCGCGGTCTCGACCTGCCCTCGTCGCTCGCGGTGGCCGCGGCCTGCGGCTCGCTGTCGACCCGCGCCCACGGCGGGACCGCCGCCCAGCCCACGTGGGACGAGGCGATCGCCGCGGCCCGGCACGTCTCCCCCGACGTGAACACCGCTCCGAACCACCGCACTTCGCAGGACCCCAGCACCCCCGACACCTGGAGCCGTACATGA
- a CDS encoding alpha-glucosidase/alpha-galactosidase: MNDVTAPKIAFVGAGSVVFTQGLLADLFTFPELAHTRIALHDIDAERLDTAEGAARYIAGVRGAKPVITTHLDRRAALADADFVINIIQVGMDRATRTDFDVPARYGLRQTIGDTLGIGGIFRALRTFPVLRSLAADMSELCPDALLLNYTNPMAMNALYLSRVAPALRVTGLCHSVYWTMHDLAQLVGVPFEEVTYLAAGVNHQAWVLRFERAGQDLHPLLDEVIARDPELLRRVRVDMYRRLGHYPTETSEHSSEYVPWYLHHDSEIERLRLPVGAYLDIIEENAASYARTREALASGTPLPVEGTLEYAPQIIHSVLTGTPRTVYGNVPNRGLIDNLPADSVVEVPCLVDALGVQPTRVGALPPQCAALNSAYVAVNDLVVRAATDNEPRHIRHAAMADPATAAALPVERIWDLCDDLVRAHGDLLQPGLRGELGH; the protein is encoded by the coding sequence ATGAACGACGTCACCGCCCCGAAGATCGCCTTCGTCGGAGCCGGGAGCGTGGTGTTCACCCAGGGACTGCTGGCCGACCTGTTCACCTTCCCCGAACTCGCGCACACGCGGATCGCGTTGCACGACATCGACGCGGAACGGCTGGACACGGCCGAGGGCGCCGCCCGGTACATCGCGGGGGTCCGGGGCGCCAAGCCCGTGATCACCACCCACCTGGACCGGCGGGCGGCCCTTGCGGACGCGGACTTCGTCATCAACATCATCCAGGTCGGCATGGACCGCGCCACCCGGACGGACTTCGACGTCCCCGCCCGCTACGGGCTGCGCCAGACCATCGGGGACACGCTCGGCATCGGCGGCATCTTCCGTGCCCTGCGCACCTTCCCCGTGCTGCGCTCCCTCGCCGCCGACATGAGCGAACTCTGCCCGGACGCACTGCTGTTGAACTACACCAACCCGATGGCGATGAACGCCCTCTACCTGAGCCGCGTCGCGCCCGCCCTGCGGGTGACGGGGCTGTGCCACTCGGTGTACTGGACGATGCACGACCTCGCCCAGCTCGTCGGAGTGCCCTTCGAGGAGGTCACCTATCTGGCGGCCGGGGTCAACCACCAGGCCTGGGTGCTGCGGTTCGAGCGCGCGGGCCAGGACCTCCACCCCCTCCTGGACGAGGTGATCGCCCGGGACCCGGAGCTGCTGCGCAGGGTCCGGGTGGACATGTACCGCAGGCTCGGCCACTACCCGACCGAGACGAGCGAGCACTCCTCGGAGTACGTGCCGTGGTACCTGCACCACGACAGCGAGATCGAGCGGCTCAGGCTGCCGGTCGGCGCCTACCTCGACATCATCGAGGAGAACGCGGCGAGTTACGCGCGCACCCGCGAGGCCCTCGCGTCGGGGACGCCCCTGCCGGTCGAGGGAACCCTGGAGTACGCCCCGCAGATCATCCACAGCGTCCTCACCGGCACCCCGCGCACGGTCTACGGCAACGTGCCCAACCGCGGGCTGATCGACAACCTTCCCGCCGACAGCGTCGTCGAAGTGCCGTGCCTGGTGGACGCGTTGGGGGTGCAGCCCACCCGGGTCGGCGCGCTGCCGCCGCAGTGCGCGGCGCTGAACAGCGCGTACGTCGCCGTCAACGACCTGGTGGTCCGCGCCGCGACCGACAACGAACCGCGTCACATCCGGCACGCCGCGATGGCCGACCCGGCGACCGCGGCGGCGCTCCCGGTCGAGCGCATCTGGGACCTGTGCGACGACCTCGTACGGGCCCACGGGGATCTGCTGCAGCCCGGGTTGCGGGGGGAACTCGGCCACTGA